One window of the Salvia miltiorrhiza cultivar Shanhuang (shh) chromosome 6, IMPLAD_Smil_shh, whole genome shotgun sequence genome contains the following:
- the LOC130987829 gene encoding uncharacterized protein LOC130987829 — MDSREHIEKFKKYEAEFKQYLMSKYFSDKTIFGGNIFDVKMNIDGQTITASRLPPYQSYLDPATFDEMISKGSSSSAETPSTSTSNGKPSI, encoded by the exons ATGGATAGCAGAGAGCATATTGAGAAGTTCAAGAAGTATGAGGCTGAATTTAAACAATATTTGATGTCAAAATACTTCTCAGACAAGACTATATTTGGAG GCAATATATTCGATGTGAAGATGAATATAGATGGACAAACTATTACTGCTAGCAG GTTGCCACCATACCAATCCTATCTAGATCCAGCGACTTTCGATGAAATGATAAGCAAAGGGTCAAGTTCTTCAGCAGAAACCCCATCAACTAGTACTTCAAATGGGAAGCCCTCTATCTAA
- the LOC130987771 gene encoding putative late blight resistance protein homolog R1A-10 produces MAAYAALVSLTHTLHQILHPHPLTQIIIPREQIESLHHKVCFLLDFLETHSSLQREEMDDLEKKIAEAAYAAEDTIESHVVSQIQDKYPIHVAESSALSHQSFRLNGVRGLGAMVKKLGKIKYKNGIPRVIKKFQSVEKEVAMIRNKKGIEDLHSTIATSSPRPPLSREDTMVGFNEQLLQVMSALATNELNRLIIPIVGMGGIGKTTLATNVFNNPTIREYFPVRAWITVSQVYTAREILRGLLHHISSNIYADEQKSDEQLGELLYKELFGRKHLIVMDDVWDIEAWDSVRRFLPPSNDGSRVLITTRLSNLALDLGSCSSPYAMKFLDDAQSWDLLCEKVFGKYGCPVEMEEVGKSIAKKCGGLPLAIVVIGGLLASSKMTREYWESVDANVTSAINYGNDDKCMKILSLSYSHLPIHIKPCFLYLSVFPADFTVRVSKLVKLWVAEGFIKAVSNKTLEETAEEYLEELIHRNLVLVCQQGSSGKLKSCSIHHVIWDLCRREAHRHNFLHIEKFENPKISPRVERERRISIQPCRRKEKLSNPLLLARRNRTLLSSLYWDSRSITRKFSLLRILDVVDFYTVEELLHLINTRYVACAMDLSLRNSSLWKSISRLWNLETLVLDREVSLPPQIWQMPQLRHLKMERIILQDPPNAQNLVVLENLQTLSTILNFRCTDQIIQRIPNLKKLRITYGYSVNGFGKNYLCNLVQLDKLESLGIRGDEKLYGNIEFPGSLRKLALENCFIPWEDMSMIGLLPNLEVLKLRTNAAKGREWNPVEGEFCRLQFLLIHGCELEIWEADYFHFPVLRHLHLRHLKLKEIPMGFAEILTLQIIDLKYCSSSLEKSAETISEERESLGYDDFQLRLNPSEISWNEENVVGFEDEADTLIKYLNEESDELEVISITGMPGFGKTTLAWKIYQDPRIQYNFSTLIWVNVSQELNMKKVFLTILERFTELDMSVLSEAELAQKVRFYLEKKKFLLFMDDVWTSETWKTIEDSLPKSNRMGKVVITSRDERVARQVNHLREPHRLRVQDSKESWELLQLKVFGKLDECPPELEEIGSVIAKQCEGIPLAMVVMAGILVEKHPKTSDMKTQWESISASLSMYIKYDNVVENIIALSYDQLPRGSRDCFLYLGVFPENAEIPAWKLIRLWVAEGFIQRNKEKALEEVAEDILRDLVRRNLVVVDKTTARGDARTCRVHDMIREFCRNEAAVTRHNLFQEVERSSEGVFHPSASGIRSCRRLCIHSNVVDFLRRKTKGPWIVSFLCFSKEAMDLPAEHTSSIPDSFNLLRVLDVNPIKFTKFPLKLTQLTHLRYISLSGDSLTSLPKAAFELWNLQTIRVDTASRTFEIEADIWNMMQLRHLKTKAAIVINKEVRGEAGKNLQTLSLLSAHCCSEDVFNRALNLRDLGIRGQLSIVLDTNLRQLVCLQKLRLVHDVHPETSCSRKPLPRLPRADRFPPNLRVLKLSSTFLDWKHMSTLGMLRNLEVLKLKEDAFSGETWNAVGGGFPCLEFLLIQGADLRYWTASGDPLPKLKRLVLRRCRELEEFPFVLGKSLKLLEIDRVSESVVAIARKMEVEKQQRAKRDRFKLVITAGEE; encoded by the exons ATGGCTGCTTACGCAGCTTTAGTTTCTCTCACTCACACCCTACACCAAATTCTGCATCCACACCCTCTCACTCAGATTATCATCCCTAGAGAACAGATAGAGTCTCTACACCACAAAGTCTGTTTCTTGTTAGACTTTCTTGAAACTCATTCGAGTCTACAAAGGGAAGAAATGGATGATTTGGAGAAGAAGATTGCAGAGGCAGCTTATGCAGCAGAAGATACTATTGAATCTCATGTGGTGAGCCAAATTCAAGACAAGTATCCTATCCATGTAGCAGAGAGTTCCGCGCTTTCACATCAAAGCTTTCGATTGAATGGAGTGAGAGGTCTTGGTGCCATGGTGAAGAAGTTGGGGAAGATCAAATACAAGAATGGGATACCAAGGGTGATAAAGAAGTTTCAATCTGTGGAGAAAGAGGTGGCCATGATCAGAAACAAGAAAGGCATTGAAGATCTGCATTCGACTATAGCTACTTCATCCCCACGCCCTCCCTTGAGCAGGGAGGATACAATGGTTGGATTCAACGAGCAGTTGCTGCAAGTCATGAGTGCACTCGCCACGAATGAATTGAATCGCCTCATCATCCCGATTGTTGGAATGGGAGGCATTGGTAAGACCACTCTGGCTACAAATGTATTCAACAATCCTACTATCAGAGAATACTTTCCTGTTCGTGCTTGGATAACAGTATCCCAGGTTTATACCGCGAGAGAGATTCTTCGAGGCCTTCTGCATCACATTAGTAGTAATATTTATGCAGATGAGCAGAAGAGTGATGAGCAGCTAGGAGAGTTGTTGTATAAGGAGCTATTTGGGAGGAAGCATTTGATAGTAATGGATGATGTGTGGGATATCGAGGCGTGGGACAGCGTAAGGAGGTTCCTCCCACCGAGCAACGATGGAAGTCGAGTCTTGATAACTACGAGGCTGTCAAACTTGGCACTAGATTTGGGAAGTTGCAGTAGCCCTTATGCAATGAAGTTTCTAGATGATGCACAGAGCTGGGATTTGCTTTGTGAGAAGGTTTTTGGAAAATATGGCTGCCCTGTTGAAATGGAGGAAGTTGGGAAAAGTATTGCTAAAAAATGTGGAGGGCTGCCTCTAGCCATTGTTGTCATTGGTGGGCTTCTTGCAAGCTCCAAAATGACTAGAGAGTATTGGGAATCTGTTGATGCAAATGTGACTTCTGCCATAAACTATGGAAATGATGACAAATGCATGAAGATATTATCATTGAGTTATAGTCACTTGCCAATACATATAAAGCCATGCTTTCTTTATTTATCTGTATTTCCAGCTGATTTCACAGTTAGAGTATCCAAGCTTGTCAAATTGTGGGTTGCTGAAGGATTCATTAAAGCTGTTAGCAATAAAACCTTAGAAGAGACTGCAGAGGAGTATTTGGAGGAGCTAATCCACAGAAATCTTGTTCTGGTTTGTCAGCAAGGAAGCAGTGGGAAGTTGAAGAGCTGCAGCATTCATCATGTGATATGGGACCTCTGCAGAAGGGAAGCTCACAGACACAACTTTCTGCACATTGAAAAGTTTGAGAACCCGAAAATCTCACCACGTGTTGAGAGAGAGCGCCGCATCAGCATTCAGCCCTGCAGAAGGAAAGAGAAGCTGAGTAACCCTTTGCTGCTGGCGCGTCGTAACAGAACCTTGTTAAGCAGCTTATATTGGGATTCCAGAAGCATTACGCGGAAGTTTAGCTTGCTACGGATACTTGATGTGGTGGACTTCTACACCGTTGAGGAGCTTCTGCACCTGATCAACACAAGATACGTTGCTTGTGCCATGGATTTGTCGTTGAGGAATTCTTCGCTCTGGAAATCTATATCCCGGCTTTGGAATCTAGAAACTTTAGTTCTTGACAGGGAAGTCTCCCTACCTCCTCAAATCTGGCAGATGCCACAGCTTAGACACCTGAAGATGGAGAGGATCATCCTCCAAGACCCTCCAAATGCCCAGAATTTGGTAGTTCTTGAGAACCTACAAACTCTTTCAACAATCCTAAACTTCAGATGCACTGACCAGATAATTCAAAGAATTCCTAATTTGAAGAAACTGAGGATTACTTATGGTTATAGTGTCAATGGCTTTGGGAAAAACTACCTGTGCAACCTTGTCCAGCTTGATAAACTCGAATCACTTGGAATCAGAGGTGATGAGAAGTTATATGGGAATATTGAATTCCCAGGTTCACTTAGGAAGTTGGCTCTGGAAAACTGCTTCATTCCATGGGAAGATATGTCCATGATTGGTTTGCTGCCTAATCTTGAAGTTCTCAAGCTGAGGACTAATGCTGCCAAGGGCCGAGAGTGGAATCCGGTCGAAGGAGAGTTTTGTCGACTGCAGTTCCTACTGATTCATGGATGTGAGTTGGAGATTTGGGAAGCAGACTATTTCCATTTTCCAGTTCTTCGGCACCTGCATCTTAGACACTTGAAGCTGAAGGAGATTCCAATGGGCTTTGCTGAGATATTAACTCTTCAAATTATTGATCTGAAATACTGCAGTAGCTCTCTGGAGAAATCAGCTGAAACAATATCAGAGGAAAGGGAGAGCCTTGGATATGATGACTTTCAACTTAGATTAAATCCTTCTGAG ATTTCGTGGAACGAAGAAAATGTAGTTGGTTTTGAAGATGAGGCAGATACTCTCATCAAATATCTGAATGAAGAATCTGATGAGCTTGAAGTTATCTCCATCACCGGCATGCCTGGCTTTGGGAAGACGACTCTCGCGTGGAAGATTTATCAGGATCCGAGAATCCAGTACAACTTCTCAACTCTGATTTGGGTTAACGTCTCCCAAGAGCTCAACATGAAGAAAGTGTTTCTTACCATCCTAGAAAGGTTCACTGAGCTAGACATGTCTGTTTTGTCTGAAGCTGAGTTAGCTCAGAAGGTTCGATTCTATCTTGAGAAGAAAAAATTCTTGCTGTTCATGGATGATGTCTGGACTTCTGAGACATGGAAAACTATTGAAGATTCCTTGCCGAAGAGTAATAGAATGGGCAAAGTCGTGATAACGAGCCGCGATGAGAGAGTAGCTCGTCAAGTAAATCACTTGAGAGAGCCACACAGGCTGCGAGTTCAAGATTCTAAAGAAAGTTGGGAGCTTCTCCAACTGAAAGTGTTTGGTAAGCTTGATGAATGCCCACCGGAGTTGGAGGAGATTGGGAGTGTTATAGCAAAGCAATGTGAAGGAATCCCACTTGCAATGGTCGTGATGGCAGGAATCCTTGTTGAAAAACACCCCAAAACTAGTGACATGAAAACTCAATGGGAAAGCATATCAGCTAGTTTGAGCATGTACATCAAGTATGACAATGTTGTGGAGAACATCATTGCATTGAGCTACGATCAGCTGCCTCGTGGCTCGAGAGATTGCTTTCTGTATCTAGGCGTGTTCCCTGAGAACGCGGAGATCCCAGCTTGGAAGCTCATTCGTCTGTGGGTTGCAGAAGGATTCATACAGAGGAACAAGGAGAAGGCCTTGGAGGAAGTTGCAGAGGACATTCTGAGGGACCTTGTGAGGAGAAACTTAGTCGTGGTGGATAAGACAACGGCCCGTGGTGATGCCAGAACGTGCCGTGTTCATGACATGATACGCGAGTTCTGCAGAAACGAGGCTGCAGTGACGAGACACAACCTGTTTCAAGAGGTTGAGAGGTCCAGTGAAGGAGTGTTCCATCCCTCTGCTTCTGGGATAAGGAGCTGTCGTCGTCTGTGCATCCATTCCAACGTGGTGGATTTCCTCCGTAGGAAGACGAAGGGGCCGTGGATCGTGTCGTTCCTGTGCTTCTCCAAGGAAGCCATGGATTTACCAGCAGAGCACACTTCATCAATTCCTGATTCCTTCAATCTGCTGAGGGTGTTGGATGTGAACCCCATCAAGTTCACCAAATTCCCCTTGAAGCTCACTCAACTCACTCATTTGAGGTACATTTCTCTATCCGGTGACAGCCTCACGTCGCTTCCTAAAGCCGCGTTCGAGCTCTGGAATCTGCAGACCATAAGAGTCGACACAGCGTCGCGTACATTTGAGATCGAGGCAGACATATGGAACATGATGCAGCTGAGGCATTTGAAGACGAAAGCAGCCATTGTTATCAACAAGGAGGTGAGAGGTGAAGCTGGCAAGAATCTGCAAACACTCAGTCTGTTATCAGCCCATTGCTGCAGCGAGGATGTCTTCAACAGGGCATTAAACCTCAGGGATTTGGGGATTCGCGGGCAACTAAGCATCGTTTTAGACACAAATCTGAGACAGTTGGTCTGTCTTCAAAAGCTGAGGCTAGTGCACGACGTTCATCCCGAGACGAGCTGCTCGAGAAAGCCGTTGCCTCGGCTTCCTCGAGCAGACAGATTCCCTCCTAATCTGAGGGTCTTGAAACTGTCGTCCACGTTTCTGGATTGGAAGCACATGTCTACTCTGGGAATGCTTCGGAATCTTGAGGTGCTCAAGCTGAAGGAGGATGCCTTCTCCGGCGAGACGTGGAACGCCGTCGGCGGCGGCTTCCCGTGTCTTGAATTCTTGCTGATTCAAGGCGCGGATTTGAGGTATTGGACGGCGTCGGGGGATCCTCTTCCGAAGCTGAAACGGCTGGTGCTTAGGAGGTGCAGGGAGCTTGAAGAATTTCCGTTTGTGTTGGGGAAAAGCCTGAAGCTGCTGGAGATTGATCGCGTTTCTGAATCTGTGGTGGCGATTGCCAGAAAAATGGAGGTGGAGAAGCAACAACGGGCCAAAAGGGATCGATTTAAGCTCGTAATTACTGCCGGTGAAGAATGA